The following are encoded together in the Flavihumibacter fluvii genome:
- a CDS encoding DUF5107 domain-containing protein — MKKLVTSIALLAIVLVSNAQLHPATAKEYQKTYTTYPFSDPNPVALLSAVYPYFRFDGFTNTPVRKSWKVVELENDFIKLLILPEIGGKIWTAIDKSTNKPFLYDNGVIKFRDIAMRGPWTSGGLEANYGIIGHTPNCATPVDYVIQKKEDGSVSCFIGVLEMLSRSYWRMEINLPADKAYFTTRSFWYNASPIEQPYYHWMNAGLKAAGNLEFIYPGNKYLGHEGEHADWPVNSDGKKISFYEDNNFGGYKSYHVFGKFAEFSGAYWHDDEMGMVRYASRENKAGTKIWIWGLSNQGMIWEKLLTDKDGQYVELQSGRLFNQNAERSSLTPFKHISFAPYATDTWTEYWYPVGPTKGMVKANALGALNLQQENGWVKIRFSPVQSFKDTLQVWNGDKLLYSKFIGFNTMKTFVDSVQFAADKQSLSVKFTEHEFYYDNDPSADDLARPADAPANFNWTSAYGLFIEGSEAMAMKNYPVAEENLLASLAVDENFLPALVQLAELYYRNMRYSEALALSRKAISIDAHHGAANYVYGLANEALGHTVDAKDGFSLATLTTEYRSAAYTRLSRLALKEKNWQKALEFANQALAYNIFNMDAAQLKVVIQRLMGNASQADAGIQAIRELDPLNHFAAIETFLVNPTKENQSFLSKLIVNEMPQQSYLETGTWYASIGQTEDALTVFNLSPGCAEIEFWKSYLTKSRLDYSKIDCRLSFPFRSETAKVLEALLLQDNHWILRYQLALIYKDRNRIKEAKSLLNSCGNEPDFAPFYATRATICQGDDAGKTLADHLKSVSIDTSWRYQKLLAQYYLDQHQPEKALPVVQQYYAAHPGNYIMGMLYAKTLLLNKKYAATDAVLKKLEIIPFEGATDGRELYRETKLMQAVDQMKARQYKKALGFISASRLWPENLGVGKPYEADIDYRLENWLTYYCNSKTGKTAKNPALLKDILAFSPQVDNTVRNFQPANELVTAWAYKAMNSPEKAIAWLEQQSKSYPENKSIAWAKAVYENQPVNTTVVMERDANARILDAFLPLMSK, encoded by the coding sequence GTTGCCTTACTAAGTGCGGTGTATCCTTATTTCCGTTTCGATGGCTTTACCAATACGCCTGTCCGGAAATCCTGGAAAGTAGTGGAATTGGAGAATGATTTTATCAAACTGCTTATCCTGCCTGAAATTGGTGGAAAGATCTGGACAGCCATCGATAAATCAACGAACAAGCCTTTTTTATATGATAACGGGGTGATAAAATTCAGGGATATTGCCATGCGCGGCCCCTGGACCAGTGGCGGATTAGAAGCGAACTATGGTATTATCGGGCACACCCCGAACTGCGCCACACCAGTAGATTATGTCATCCAGAAAAAAGAGGATGGAAGTGTGAGCTGTTTTATTGGGGTACTTGAAATGCTCAGCCGTTCATACTGGCGTATGGAGATTAACCTGCCTGCCGATAAAGCATATTTCACGACAAGGTCCTTCTGGTATAATGCATCCCCCATTGAGCAACCCTATTACCACTGGATGAATGCCGGCCTGAAAGCGGCAGGCAACCTCGAATTCATTTATCCTGGTAATAAATATCTTGGCCATGAGGGTGAGCATGCTGATTGGCCGGTGAATAGTGATGGGAAAAAAATATCCTTTTACGAGGACAACAATTTCGGTGGTTACAAGTCTTATCATGTCTTTGGTAAATTTGCTGAATTCTCAGGTGCCTATTGGCACGATGATGAAATGGGAATGGTCCGTTATGCCTCACGCGAAAACAAAGCAGGAACAAAAATCTGGATCTGGGGGCTGTCCAACCAGGGGATGATCTGGGAAAAATTACTCACTGATAAAGATGGCCAGTATGTTGAGTTGCAGAGCGGGCGGCTGTTCAACCAGAACGCCGAAAGAAGCAGCCTGACGCCATTCAAGCATATTTCATTTGCACCTTATGCAACAGACACATGGACCGAATACTGGTATCCTGTAGGGCCTACAAAAGGAATGGTTAAGGCAAACGCATTGGGTGCATTAAACCTGCAGCAGGAAAATGGCTGGGTAAAGATCAGGTTCTCGCCGGTGCAATCATTTAAAGACACGCTGCAGGTATGGAATGGTGATAAACTGCTCTACAGTAAATTCATCGGGTTCAACACGATGAAAACTTTTGTTGACTCCGTTCAGTTCGCAGCGGATAAGCAATCGCTTTCTGTAAAATTCACAGAACATGAGTTCTATTACGATAATGACCCTTCAGCAGATGACCTGGCCCGGCCCGCAGATGCTCCTGCAAATTTTAACTGGACATCTGCCTATGGACTTTTCATTGAGGGTAGTGAGGCGATGGCTATGAAAAATTATCCGGTGGCAGAAGAAAATTTACTGGCATCCCTGGCGGTTGATGAAAACTTCCTGCCTGCGCTGGTACAATTGGCAGAATTGTATTACCGTAATATGCGTTATTCTGAAGCCCTGGCCCTGTCCAGGAAAGCGATCAGTATAGACGCCCACCATGGGGCTGCCAATTATGTTTACGGGCTCGCCAATGAAGCGCTAGGCCATACTGTTGATGCTAAAGATGGCTTTTCACTGGCCACACTAACAACAGAATACAGGTCTGCTGCCTATACCCGGTTAAGTCGACTGGCATTAAAAGAAAAGAACTGGCAAAAAGCACTTGAATTTGCCAACCAGGCACTGGCGTATAATATATTCAATATGGATGCCGCACAGTTAAAAGTAGTTATACAACGGCTCATGGGCAATGCCAGCCAGGCTGATGCCGGCATACAGGCCATCCGAGAACTGGATCCCTTAAATCATTTTGCTGCCATTGAAACTTTCCTGGTGAACCCTACAAAGGAAAACCAAAGCTTCCTCAGTAAACTGATCGTCAATGAAATGCCCCAGCAGTCTTACCTTGAAACCGGCACCTGGTATGCATCGATTGGACAAACAGAGGATGCGCTTACAGTATTTAACTTATCGCCCGGCTGTGCTGAAATCGAATTCTGGAAAAGCTATCTCACAAAAAGCCGGTTAGATTATAGTAAAATAGATTGCCGTTTATCATTCCCTTTCAGGTCAGAAACAGCAAAAGTGCTTGAAGCATTATTACTACAGGACAATCACTGGATACTCAGGTACCAGCTCGCCCTTATATATAAAGACAGGAACAGGATTAAAGAAGCAAAAAGTTTATTGAACAGTTGTGGAAATGAGCCGGACTTCGCCCCGTTTTATGCTACCCGTGCAACAATCTGCCAGGGAGACGACGCAGGGAAGACCCTGGCCGATCACCTGAAATCCGTATCCATCGATACCAGCTGGCGTTACCAGAAATTGCTGGCACAATATTACCTTGATCAGCACCAGCCGGAAAAGGCATTGCCGGTAGTCCAGCAATATTATGCTGCACACCCCGGCAATTATATCATGGGGATGCTGTATGCAAAGACCCTGCTGCTGAATAAAAAATATGCAGCGACTGATGCAGTCCTGAAAAAATTAGAGATCATTCCATTTGAAGGTGCAACAGATGGCCGTGAATTATACCGTGAAACAAAATTGATGCAGGCTGTTGATCAGATGAAAGCCAGGCAATACAAAAAGGCACTTGGATTTATCTCGGCCTCGAGGTTGTGGCCGGAAAACCTTGGTGTTGGCAAACCTTATGAAGCAGATATTGATTACAGGCTGGAAAACTGGCTTACCTATTATTGTAATTCAAAAACAGGGAAAACCGCAAAAAACCCGGCTTTGTTGAAAGATATCCTTGCATTCAGTCCTCAGGTAGACAATACTGTCAGAAATTTCCAGCCTGCCAATGAACTCGTTACCGCATGGGCGTACAAGGCGATGAATTCACCGGAAAAAGCCATAGCATGGCTGGAACAACAATCAAAGTCATATCCTGAAAACAAATCCATTGCCTGGGCTAAGGCAGTGTATGAAAACCAACCGGTAAATACAACCGTTGTTATGGAAAGAGATGCTAATGCCAGGATACTGGATGCTTTTCTTCCATTGATGAGCAAATAA
- a CDS encoding RNA recognition motif domain-containing protein, with amino-acid sequence MNIYVSNLSFNVEDEDLREFFAEYGEVSSARVIMDKFTNKSRGFGFVEMPDETAAQKAIGELDGGMVEGRAIRVSVAKPREERSSTGGNGGGGNRRSFSGSNSGGGSRW; translated from the coding sequence ATGAACATTTACGTTTCAAATCTTAGCTTCAACGTTGAAGACGAAGACCTGAGAGAATTTTTTGCCGAGTATGGCGAAGTATCTTCTGCCCGTGTAATCATGGACAAATTCACCAACAAAAGCCGTGGTTTCGGTTTTGTTGAAATGCCTGATGAAACTGCAGCCCAGAAAGCTATTGGCGAACTGGACGGTGGTATGGTTGAAGGTCGCGCTATCCGCGTATCTGTTGCAAAGCCTCGTGAAGAGCGCAGCAGCACTGGCGGAAACGGTGGCGGTGGAAACCGTCGTTCTTTCAGCGGTTCTAACAGCGGTGGCGGAAGCCGTTGGTAA
- a CDS encoding S9 family peptidase: MKFRLFILLQALVVVVFAQSGKDQIKLTDMLRIKQASNIQLSVDGKTAFFTLTSIEPETDKKWEYQFQSQLWAVNTDGLSSPRQLTSSKEGSAQFALSPDSRQIVFIRNIDSKPQLFLLAMNGGEAFQLTRSKYGVSSPRWSPDGKQIVYLDNIPWKNLANDSLLNAAHSLPGWSAERPGLTDNSFLNNSKQDPNPDGSINEARAWLQQNEKDKKAKVINRLQFQEESVTNGDLSVSQVFLITASPGAIPRQLTTGFNSYSNPQFISDTQIMVNGEADESVHPDRNLAMGIYTLQTDGSGLKPFLVKKDYNYIGAAVSASGKWIAVQHGPVSYLSIPALAILPTGGTEKDLITIPADRDKGNVSWKGDEQVYATTASNGGTVLIQYDLKTKKVQTMGTPNEGIGSFSIAGNTMAYVKTTISNPFEIYTADQYAKSEKRITGFNEDWLKTKLLVQPEKNSFVNEKGQSIEYWVMKPGGYATGKKYPLLLEIHGGPTAMWGPGESTMWHEFQFWCAKGYGVVYCNPRGSGGYGNDLLKSNVNDWGNGPMGDVLTALDKAVAQGWADTSRLFVTGGSYAGYLVAYILGHDKRFKAACSQRGVYDLRTFFGEGNAWRLVPNYFGGYPWEKPTKDILERESPISYVQNIFTPLIIFHGENDLRTGVISSEQLYKSLKVLGRPVEYVRHPGATHEITRSGNNRQRMDQMLRTWEFFERFR; the protein is encoded by the coding sequence ATGAAATTCCGCTTATTTATATTGCTGCAGGCTTTAGTGGTCGTTGTTTTCGCACAATCGGGAAAAGACCAAATTAAGCTGACAGATATGCTCCGCATTAAACAAGCCTCGAATATCCAGCTCAGCGTTGATGGAAAAACCGCTTTTTTTACGCTGACCAGCATAGAACCTGAAACTGATAAAAAATGGGAGTACCAGTTTCAAAGCCAACTTTGGGCTGTAAATACTGATGGGCTTTCCTCCCCGCGGCAGCTAACCTCTTCCAAAGAAGGCTCCGCACAATTTGCCCTAAGTCCGGATTCCCGGCAAATCGTATTTATCCGGAACATTGACAGCAAACCACAGCTTTTCCTCCTCGCCATGAACGGTGGAGAGGCTTTCCAGCTGACGCGCTCAAAATATGGTGTCTCATCACCCAGGTGGAGCCCTGATGGCAAACAAATTGTTTACCTGGACAATATTCCCTGGAAGAACCTTGCCAATGATTCCTTATTAAATGCAGCGCACTCCTTACCCGGATGGTCAGCCGAAAGGCCCGGATTAACAGATAACAGCTTCCTTAACAATAGTAAACAGGATCCCAACCCCGATGGCTCCATAAATGAAGCAAGGGCCTGGCTGCAACAAAATGAAAAGGATAAAAAAGCTAAGGTGATCAACCGGCTTCAGTTCCAGGAAGAATCTGTCACCAATGGCGACCTTTCTGTTTCACAGGTATTCCTTATAACGGCATCTCCGGGTGCCATTCCGAGGCAATTGACAACAGGTTTCAATAGTTATTCGAATCCCCAGTTTATTTCAGATACACAGATCATGGTAAACGGTGAAGCGGATGAATCGGTACACCCAGACCGTAACCTGGCTATGGGCATATATACGCTGCAAACGGATGGCTCGGGGTTGAAACCATTCCTTGTTAAGAAAGACTATAATTATATAGGAGCTGCTGTTTCCGCTTCGGGGAAATGGATTGCAGTACAACACGGTCCTGTTAGTTATTTATCCATTCCAGCCCTGGCCATACTCCCGACTGGAGGAACAGAAAAGGACCTCATTACTATACCCGCAGACCGTGATAAGGGGAATGTTTCCTGGAAAGGTGATGAACAGGTGTATGCTACCACAGCAAGTAATGGTGGAACTGTTTTGATCCAGTACGACCTGAAAACAAAAAAAGTACAAACTATGGGTACTCCCAATGAAGGGATTGGCAGTTTCTCTATAGCAGGTAATACTATGGCCTATGTAAAAACCACCATCAGCAACCCATTTGAAATATATACCGCAGACCAATATGCGAAAAGCGAAAAAAGGATAACCGGGTTTAACGAAGATTGGCTAAAAACCAAACTGCTGGTGCAACCCGAAAAAAACAGCTTTGTCAATGAAAAAGGGCAATCCATTGAATATTGGGTTATGAAACCCGGTGGCTACGCAACCGGGAAGAAATATCCATTGTTATTGGAGATCCATGGTGGGCCAACGGCTATGTGGGGGCCTGGCGAAAGCACCATGTGGCACGAATTCCAGTTTTGGTGTGCCAAAGGATATGGGGTAGTATACTGCAATCCAAGGGGATCAGGCGGGTATGGAAATGATTTACTGAAATCAAATGTCAATGACTGGGGCAATGGGCCGATGGGAGACGTGTTAACCGCACTCGATAAAGCAGTAGCACAGGGATGGGCGGATACCAGCAGGTTATTCGTAACGGGAGGGTCCTATGCCGGATACCTGGTGGCCTATATACTGGGACATGACAAGCGCTTCAAAGCAGCCTGCAGCCAGCGTGGAGTGTATGACCTCCGCACTTTTTTTGGTGAAGGAAACGCCTGGAGGCTGGTGCCTAATTATTTTGGCGGGTACCCATGGGAAAAACCAACGAAAGATATCCTGGAGCGTGAATCACCAATATCCTATGTGCAAAATATTTTCACACCCCTGATAATTTTTCATGGGGAGAACGATTTGCGGACCGGGGTGATTTCAAGTGAACAATTGTATAAAAGCCTCAAAGTGCTGGGGCGCCCCGTAGAATATGTACGTCATCCCGGTGCAACCCACGAGATTACCCGAAGCGGCAATAACCGGCAGCGAATGGACCAGATGTTAAGAACCTGGGAATTCTTCGAGCGCTTCAGGTAA
- the gndA gene encoding NADP-dependent phosphogluconate dehydrogenase, with product MDNQLFDFGMVGLGVMGRNLLLNVADHGFKAIGFDKDPVKTADFEKSANPGTTVKGVNTLQEMVSQLSTPRRIMILVPAGKPVDDVIESLLPLVNEGDIIIDGGNTFYTDTLRRYQYLQPKGIHFIGIGVSGGEEGARFGPSMMPGGDLVAWEHLKPVLQSIAAKVNGEPCVDYMGKGAAGHFVKMVHNGIEYSIMQLICEVYDILHRGAGLTNEDLHQLFSQWNEGELKSYLIEITADIFTQKDDKTAAHLVDMILDKAGSKGTGKWTSQIAMDMGVAIPSIDMAVTMRNISSLKKERLAAAALHQRDGQPASLKAANLDDDCRKALYTAIILSYVQGMAMLHTASKDLGMEIPLHNAVKVWRGGCIIRSTLLETFYSAYQKNPGTPNLLLDDTITALVRSNINSLRKIVASAAIGGYPVGALMNALTYYEAYTTGRLPLNLLQAQRDFFGAHTYERIDQEGKFHTQWGKEEAGSSKQ from the coding sequence ATGGATAATCAACTATTCGATTTTGGAATGGTAGGCCTCGGCGTAATGGGACGCAACCTCCTGCTGAATGTAGCTGACCATGGTTTTAAAGCTATAGGATTCGATAAAGACCCTGTAAAAACCGCAGATTTTGAAAAATCTGCAAATCCCGGTACCACCGTCAAGGGTGTGAATACCCTGCAGGAAATGGTCAGCCAGCTATCCACGCCACGTCGGATCATGATCCTCGTGCCAGCTGGCAAACCGGTTGATGATGTTATAGAAAGCCTGTTGCCCCTCGTGAATGAGGGTGATATCATTATCGATGGTGGAAATACCTTTTATACAGATACCCTCCGACGTTATCAATACCTGCAACCTAAAGGCATTCATTTTATTGGTATTGGTGTTTCAGGTGGGGAAGAAGGCGCACGTTTCGGCCCAAGTATGATGCCAGGAGGTGACCTGGTTGCATGGGAGCACCTCAAGCCGGTCTTACAATCCATCGCCGCTAAGGTAAATGGTGAACCATGCGTGGATTATATGGGAAAAGGCGCTGCCGGGCATTTCGTTAAGATGGTGCATAATGGTATAGAATACTCGATCATGCAATTGATCTGTGAGGTCTACGATATCCTGCACCGTGGTGCGGGTTTGACAAATGAAGACCTGCATCAACTCTTTAGCCAATGGAATGAAGGGGAATTAAAATCTTACCTGATCGAAATCACGGCAGATATTTTTACGCAGAAAGATGACAAAACAGCTGCCCACCTGGTAGATATGATCCTGGATAAAGCCGGTTCGAAAGGAACAGGAAAATGGACCTCCCAGATTGCCATGGACATGGGAGTTGCCATACCATCCATCGATATGGCCGTCACCATGAGAAATATTTCATCCCTGAAAAAGGAAAGGCTGGCTGCTGCTGCTTTGCACCAGCGTGATGGACAACCAGCATCGCTAAAGGCCGCTAACCTTGATGATGATTGCCGGAAAGCTTTATATACCGCCATCATTTTAAGTTATGTCCAGGGCATGGCCATGCTGCATACTGCATCCAAAGACCTCGGGATGGAAATACCGCTGCACAATGCTGTAAAAGTATGGCGTGGGGGATGTATCATCAGATCTACCCTATTGGAGACCTTTTACAGTGCTTACCAGAAAAACCCCGGCACACCCAATCTCCTGCTTGATGATACCATCACAGCACTGGTAAGAAGTAATATTAATTCCCTGCGAAAGATAGTAGCATCGGCGGCAATTGGTGGTTATCCGGTAGGGGCTTTAATGAATGCCCTTACCTATTATGAGGCCTATACAACCGGCCGCCTGCCACTGAATTTATTACAGGCACAGCGCGATTTTTTTGGCGCGCATACTTATGAAAGAATTGACCAGGAAGGGAAGTTTCATACACAGTGGGGAAAGGAGGAAGCAGGAAGCAGTAAGCAGTAA
- a CDS encoding sugar MFS transporter, with translation MSALSAANQRTAIIIIGILFFCFGFVTWLNGTLIPFLKLACQLENDIQAFFVTSAFYMAYFFLALPSAKILGKVGYKKGMALGLFVMAIGSLIFIPAANSRSFPLFLVGLFTQGMGLALLQTASNPYISIVGPIESAAKRISIMGICNKLAGALSPLILSAIVLKNAQSIENNIATTTDPVAREVLLGELAQRIIPPYIIIAVVLTILAILIVLSKLPEISNPEEPQSNGKAEKTSVFGFPHLLLGVLCIFFYVGVEVLAGDAIGTYGKAMGISLDTTKYFTTLTLVAMLVGYIVGIFTIPKYLSQQKALLGSAILGILLCVFIYFTHGYVAIAGIALLGLANALMWPALWPMAIDGLGKFTQVGAAMLVMGIVGGAIIPPLYPALKDSLQFSNELSFFCCAFPAYIYILYYALSGHKAGKTNIAMPIPAV, from the coding sequence ATGTCCGCACTATCAGCCGCAAACCAACGCACAGCGATCATCATCATTGGTATCCTTTTTTTCTGTTTTGGGTTCGTTACCTGGTTAAATGGTACATTGATCCCTTTCTTAAAATTGGCCTGCCAGTTGGAAAATGATATACAAGCCTTTTTCGTTACTTCAGCTTTTTACATGGCCTATTTTTTCCTGGCACTTCCGTCTGCAAAAATCCTTGGTAAGGTTGGTTACAAAAAAGGGATGGCATTGGGCTTGTTTGTAATGGCTATTGGGTCTTTGATATTTATTCCAGCTGCAAACAGTCGAAGTTTCCCTTTATTTCTTGTTGGGTTATTCACACAGGGCATGGGTCTTGCCTTGCTACAAACCGCATCCAATCCCTATATCAGTATAGTAGGACCCATTGAAAGCGCAGCCAAAAGAATCAGTATCATGGGCATTTGTAATAAACTGGCCGGTGCGTTAAGTCCACTAATTTTAAGTGCGATCGTTCTTAAAAATGCACAATCCATTGAAAATAATATTGCCACTACCACAGACCCTGTAGCCAGGGAAGTGTTGCTGGGCGAACTTGCGCAAAGGATCATTCCCCCGTATATAATCATTGCCGTTGTGCTTACTATACTGGCGATTTTGATCGTATTGTCAAAGCTGCCAGAAATATCTAATCCCGAGGAACCGCAATCAAACGGCAAGGCTGAAAAAACCTCTGTTTTTGGCTTCCCCCACCTGTTACTTGGGGTACTTTGCATTTTCTTTTATGTAGGGGTGGAAGTCCTGGCAGGAGATGCCATTGGCACCTATGGAAAAGCAATGGGCATCAGCCTTGATACCACCAAATACTTTACTACCCTTACGCTGGTAGCCATGCTGGTAGGTTATATAGTAGGCATTTTCACCATTCCCAAATACCTGAGCCAGCAAAAAGCATTACTTGGCTCTGCCATCCTGGGCATCCTGCTTTGTGTCTTTATATATTTCACACATGGTTATGTAGCCATTGCCGGTATTGCGTTACTTGGCCTTGCAAATGCCCTGATGTGGCCTGCATTATGGCCAATGGCCATTGATGGACTCGGAAAGTTTACCCAGGTAGGTGCAGCAATGCTGGTGATGGGTATTGTTGGCGGGGCAATTATACCTCCATTATACCCGGCCCTGAAAGATAGCCTTCAGTTCAGCAATGAGTTGTCTTTTTTCTGCTGTGCTTTTCCTGCCTATATCTATATATTGTATTACGCGCTTTCCGGTCATAAAGCCGGTAAAACAAATATCGCCATGCCGATTCCTGCTGTTTAA
- a CDS encoding TCR/Tet family MFS transporter — MATNRKAALGFIFVTLLLDVTGLGIIIPVIPKLIEGLIHGNISEASKYGGWLGFAYAIMQFLFAPIIGNLSDQYGRRPVLLLSLLGFGVDYLFLAFAPTIAWLFVGRLIAGIFGASFTTASAYIADISTPENRAQNFGMIGAAFGLGFIIGPVVGGLLGQYGARVPFIAAAVLSLLNAVYGYLVLPESLPGENRRRFDWKRANPLGSLVQLKKYPAVAGLIVSLVLVYISAHAVQSTWTFFNIEKFGWSEKLIGYSLGFVGLMIAIVQGGLIRVIIPRLGNERSVYIGLLFYSIGFLLFAFASQSWMMFAFTVVYSMGGIAGPAIQGIISSAVPSNEQGELQGALTSLMSATSIVGPPLMTNLFSWFTRPQANIRFPGAPFLMAAVLVLASSFLAYRSLHDTIKLQRASK, encoded by the coding sequence ATGGCTACAAACCGTAAAGCAGCGCTTGGATTTATTTTTGTAACGCTTTTACTCGATGTTACGGGGCTGGGTATTATCATTCCCGTTATTCCCAAATTAATTGAAGGACTTATTCACGGGAATATCAGCGAAGCGTCAAAATATGGCGGCTGGCTGGGCTTCGCATATGCCATTATGCAATTTCTGTTTGCACCGATTATCGGAAATCTTAGTGACCAGTATGGGCGCCGGCCTGTTTTATTGCTATCTCTGCTGGGTTTTGGGGTGGATTATCTTTTCCTGGCTTTTGCTCCCACCATTGCCTGGCTATTTGTTGGTCGCCTTATTGCCGGCATTTTTGGCGCCAGCTTTACTACCGCATCTGCTTATATCGCCGATATCAGTACCCCGGAAAACAGGGCACAGAATTTTGGTATGATTGGCGCAGCATTTGGATTAGGCTTCATTATTGGACCAGTGGTCGGCGGATTGCTCGGACAATATGGCGCAAGGGTTCCTTTTATTGCTGCTGCAGTCCTTAGTTTATTGAATGCGGTATATGGATACCTGGTTTTACCTGAATCCCTGCCAGGAGAAAACCGAAGGCGGTTTGACTGGAAAAGAGCGAATCCATTAGGCTCCCTGGTTCAATTGAAAAAGTATCCCGCTGTTGCAGGGTTAATCGTATCCCTTGTGCTGGTGTATATTTCAGCGCATGCGGTGCAGAGTACCTGGACTTTCTTCAATATTGAGAAATTCGGCTGGAGCGAGAAACTGATTGGGTATTCACTGGGTTTTGTGGGATTGATGATTGCTATTGTACAAGGCGGATTGATCAGGGTGATTATTCCAAGACTGGGCAATGAACGAAGTGTATATATCGGATTGCTATTTTATAGTATCGGTTTCCTGTTATTTGCATTTGCTTCCCAAAGTTGGATGATGTTTGCATTTACCGTGGTATATAGTATGGGTGGTATTGCCGGTCCGGCCATCCAGGGGATCATTTCCTCAGCCGTTCCATCCAATGAACAGGGCGAGTTGCAGGGCGCGCTTACCAGCCTGATGAGCGCAACATCCATTGTCGGCCCACCCCTGATGACCAATCTTTTTTCCTGGTTTACACGGCCACAGGCAAATATTCGCTTTCCGGGTGCCCCATTCCTGATGGCAGCAGTTTTAGTGCTGGCCAGCTCATTCCTGGCGTACAGAAGCCTTCACGATACCATAAAGCTGCAACGGGCCTCGAAATAA
- the zwf gene encoding glucose-6-phosphate dehydrogenase: MSSNHKRPPASLIFIFGGSGDLNHRKLSPALYNLFIDEWMPEKFDIVGIGRRPYDNDSYRQHLFNGIGQFSRRKDDQGGKWQTFSSHVTYLQMDAEKEEEFEKIAEIVKQKEAEYGEHPNVIFYLAVAPQLVPGIVSKLGPLNICADTKCTRVVVEKPFGHDLESALKLNKLLASMFDEKQIYRIDHYLGKETVQNILAMRFANALFEPIWNRNYIDHIQITASETVGVEGRGDFYESSGALRDMVQNHILQLLCMVAMEAPVNFDADEIRNKKVDVLHAMRKITREEVHQFAVRGQYSAGWMKGNQASGYRQEKNVAPDSPVDTFAAVKFYIDNWRWQDVPFYVRTGKRMHDKETIITIQFKAAPNYAFPPEAAETWRPNRLTISIAPVMDIRLRFQAKRPGQGVSLSPVDMIFSYKDAYEEQEPEAYETLLLDVMEGNATLFMREDQVAAAWKVIMPIQEAWEQRPPVDFPNYAPDSWGPEDAEALIARDGRNWVTLPPPHQE; this comes from the coding sequence ATGTCTTCGAATCATAAAAGACCACCGGCTTCACTCATTTTTATCTTTGGTGGAAGCGGTGACCTGAACCATCGAAAATTATCGCCGGCACTATATAATCTCTTCATTGATGAATGGATGCCGGAAAAATTTGATATAGTTGGCATCGGCCGCCGACCATATGATAATGACAGTTATCGCCAGCATCTTTTCAATGGAATCGGTCAATTCAGCCGCAGGAAAGACGACCAGGGTGGTAAATGGCAGACCTTCTCTTCCCATGTAACCTACCTGCAAATGGATGCGGAGAAGGAGGAGGAATTTGAAAAGATCGCTGAAATCGTAAAACAAAAGGAAGCAGAATATGGGGAGCATCCCAATGTGATTTTTTACCTGGCTGTTGCCCCGCAATTAGTGCCGGGCATTGTGAGCAAACTGGGACCGTTAAATATTTGTGCTGATACCAAATGTACCCGGGTGGTCGTGGAAAAGCCCTTTGGCCATGACCTGGAAAGCGCACTAAAGCTGAATAAGTTGCTGGCGAGTATGTTTGATGAAAAGCAGATTTACCGCATCGACCATTACCTGGGTAAAGAAACCGTGCAGAATATCCTTGCGATGCGATTTGCCAATGCCTTGTTCGAGCCTATCTGGAACCGGAATTATATCGACCATATCCAGATCACGGCTTCCGAAACGGTTGGTGTTGAGGGCCGAGGTGATTTTTATGAAAGTTCCGGAGCCCTTCGCGATATGGTGCAAAACCATATCCTGCAATTGCTTTGTATGGTGGCCATGGAAGCCCCGGTAAATTTTGATGCAGACGAGATCCGCAATAAAAAAGTTGATGTGTTGCACGCCATGCGCAAAATCACCCGCGAAGAGGTGCACCAGTTTGCGGTGCGTGGACAATACAGTGCGGGCTGGATGAAAGGCAACCAGGCTAGTGGTTACCGGCAGGAAAAAAATGTTGCCCCGGATTCACCAGTTGATACTTTTGCTGCGGTAAAATTTTATATAGATAACTGGCGCTGGCAGGATGTACCCTTTTATGTGCGTACCGGAAAGAGAATGCACGACAAGGAAACCATCATTACCATCCAGTTTAAAGCGGCACCTAATTATGCCTTTCCACCTGAAGCAGCTGAAACCTGGCGGCCCAACAGGCTGACCATCAGCATTGCCCCCGTTATGGATATCCGTTTGCGGTTCCAGGCCAAGAGGCCCGGACAAGGGGTATCGCTTAGTCCGGTCGACATGATCTTTAGTTATAAAGATGCCTATGAAGAACAGGAACCGGAAGCCTACGAGACCTTGTTATTGGATGTGATGGAAGGAAATGCAACATTGTTTATGCGTGAAGACCAGGTAGCCGCCGCATGGAAAGTAATCATGCCTATACAAGAAGCATGGGAACAAAGGCCCCCTGTTGACTTTCCGAATTATGCACCGGACTCCTGGGGCCCGGAAGATGCTGAAGCACTGATAGCCCGTGATGGAAGGAATTGGGTTACCTTGCCACCACCGCACCAGGAGTAA